Below is a window of Humulus lupulus chromosome 9, drHumLupu1.1, whole genome shotgun sequence DNA.
aatttactaacattgaaccaatcacattttcagaaacacgattttagtcactaaattcatattttcattttagaatctcacttttcaaaaatacagttttctaattgCGAACCAATCAGACCTGCAATCCCAAAATACATACAAATCACCCcactaattaaaaaaattaatttttaatattatttctcaataattttttttgacattctttaatttatttttgttaaatttaataattttattttattttgtattcaTACTTTTTTTAAATAacgtataattttaaaaaaaaaactctttaacaagtttttatctatttttttgttttaatttatttaatttaaatatttaaaatatatattatttatatgtattttttagaatatgaaaaaaaaattaaaaaaatgcaaTCAGAAGTTAAAATATATTTGTTTTAAGGTACAAATGTAGTGTGCAATATATAATTACGTCCAGTTggaatattttaaaaaaacaagggattatacttttttggaccctgtgttttttctcattacctgtttgaaccttgtgttttgacaaattactttttggaccctatgttttgtaaaatagttaaaatagaaccctaaactcaattttgataaagaaaaaattgaatataacaacacagtttttaagcagaatgattttatttttgttctgaattgttagtttggtaaattatttatgattttagttgaaaaaatattgaccaaaatcgggtttaaggttctattttaaccattttacaaaatataagatccaaaaagcaatttgtcaaaacacagagttcAAACATGTAATGGGaaaaaatacaaagtccaaaaatatataaacccaaAAAACAAATAGGCCTTTTGATTAAAAAAGAATGTATGAATTTTAGAAATatgtaaatttatatatataccataCCAATTAGAGTATAAAATTTACCAAGAAAATATAGTAAAAAACTCGATGTGATTTCCCATGGAAATTTTTATAtagtatttgaaaaaaaaaaaatgggcGTATTAGTAAGATTAGGGATTGCAATGATATTTCCGGTTATACAATGATTTTCAATTAAAATTAGTGTTCTCCAATCTCCATGAAAAGTCTAATTAAATTGCAAAATTattattacatatttattaccGAATATTTGAGCCTATGTTCTTATATCttcttattataaaaaaaaaaaaaaaaaattgcttcaaaaaaatataaacacaaTACACAAGCTTATCCTCCGCTTCAAAACTATATCAACACACAATAcacaagattaaaaaaaaaaagagataataGTAAGCTCATCCCACTCCAATATTTCCAACCCCATTTAATAACGAAAATGTTCAGGTGCAAGTGCAATGACTTCTTCAGCTGTGAAGTGAAGTAAAATGAGTAACATTGAGACCATTATCACTTCATTCAAAGTTCATCAAGACTCACTACTCTTAACTTTAAAGGTCAATGCTTCATCTGCTAGGAAATCAATCCAACATAACTATCTCAACATTTTCGAAACACATGAAAACTGCTGTAAAATGCTTGAAACATGCAGGCACAAGAGTTTCAACGTCAATATTGTCTAAGACCAGGTAATCACCGACCATGAGTGGGGCCGTGTTTGATTCAGAACTCCGATGGAGGTTTTAACCTTATCAGTCTTCTAATTCTATCTTTTTCTGTATTCTCCAGATATCCCTTTAGAAGTACAGAAATTAATTTGTATCAAGCAATGGgaggaacaaagaaaaacaaaacagaGAAAAAATCGTCATAGTACCACAATATGTCAAAGAAAAGTTCACAAAGGTAGACTTTCACTAAAACTCCTTGTCCATTTGTAAGATAAAAACTAAAAACTTTATGCAATTAAGCTATCAAATGGTATTAAGTACAAGCTGCATTTACTTGGAGAGATTCAAAAGACTAGAATGATTAACGAGCATTTTTAGCCTAAGAAACAGAACCTAAATCACATGTCAAACCTTATCTAGCAATAATAGCATCAATGGCAAATGCAGTTTTGAAAGTTCATATGACGATAGTGGAAACCAAAGGTGATTATCATGAATGAATTATGTTTAGGACACTGGCATGAACCACCAAAAGATCTTTACAAGTTTTTCTTATAAGTTGTTTTAGATATAAAATTATTGATTGCCTCACCTTCCATACAATTTCATCCAAACACAAGCAAATCCTTCCATACTTGTCTAAAAAGAGGCGCTCAGTAGGAGGCTTTCCACAAACATCCTTCACGGCTGAGGTGATTACAAGGATCACTTCTGACACTGGAAAGACACCATCCAAGGTAAgtgaatatttatttattatatagcCTTAttctttaacaatttttttttccattgcAAAGAAACAATAATTACTTACAAGCAAGTTCATCATACTCATCCTTGCCAACAATAAAGATGCTGACATCACCAAGTACTGTGTAAACAATGTAAACGGACCTGATAAAGAAAAGGATATTGGGTGAGGTTTAGAATTATATAAGAGCTCTCATATCCCTGTGATTTTTGAAGTGAAAACATTTTCTGGGAAACTAAGTAATGAAAAAAACACTGATAATGAATTACCCAAGCATGCTATATTCCCTATAAGCTTTTACATATCACTTACTAACAGTTCCCTATAAGCATACTTACTAACAGTTACATATCACTTTTAATTTACAATGAACCATTACAAATTGCTCAATATTCTGTTTTTCAAGCAGagacaaaaaaaaacatataagcACAATATAAAAGGTACAATAATCAGATTTGGGACAAAAGTTTAACTGGCATCCAACTAAAGTTCTTGGTATCTTATTCAAAATGATAAAAGTATAATTCCAGTAAGTGTATACCAATTTGACGTCCGATAGTCAAATCTTTAGCACTACCATATCAATGTGAAAAAAACAATTTACCCTAGTTGGAACCCAACAACATTATGAGCTATGTGACCAAGGAAAAACATAATCTAAGTTGTTTAAAAAACGAGAAGGCTCAAGTTACATCTTTGTTAGACAAACTTAGATCAAGCATCCCTGACTTCTGCCTCTATTCAAGTCTTAGTACTTAAGCCCAAGCTCTACATGTTGTTCACAGTTCAATTATCCATTTTCTACTTTCTAGGTCCAATCTACCCCGGCAAACCAAATATGATGAAACTATGGCCAAATTATTACTACATCTATATAATGCAAAAAGAAACGAATATGCATACTTGTGGCAAGCAACCAAGAGCTCTTCATTCTTTACACCCTTGAGATTATCTGCCCCCAGTTTAACAAGAAATGATCGCCAATGAAGCCGTTCCTCAGCAGGGACTCCATTAAAACTAAACAAAGACATTAACAAATAAATTAGAGCAGTAATGTAAAATCCAAAGAAAATTCAAACGAATATGTATACTTGTGGCAAAGGCAGTGCATTATTTCTGCATGGTTATAAGCATTTTCTTAAGCAATGAAAATGTCAATAACAACATTTCAAATACACTTTTCATTGACAATAtggtcttttaaaatgggcttcTCTATGCAACTTTAGATTTTGCTAAAACCACTTCAACATTTGTCATTTTCCAGAGATCAAGCGATTTCTAACCCCAAAACTTAGACGTATTCTTCTTGTACCCACTACCAGTTAACATTTAACTAAATGAAGACAAATTCACTAAAAATTTCATATCAATCCGTTCCTTCTTGGACAAATGGTTGAGCACAACTAACTGTCAAATCTACTAAATTTCCCATAAATTTATACACAACCCAATCAAATCATCCGCAAAAAGAATTACCCAATTGAAATCTAGCACAAACAAAAAGAATAAATATAGTGATATTGATGACGAAGAGTGGAGATCTAAGCATACCGTTCAACAAGAATGTTGCCTTCAGAATTGGCAAACAAGA
It encodes the following:
- the LOC133802290 gene encoding uncharacterized protein LOC133802290 is translated as MILAVLFANSEGNILVERFNGVPAEERLHWRSFLVKLGADNLKGVKNEELLVACHKSVYIVYTVLGDVSIFIVGKDEYDELALSEVILVITSAVKDVCGKPPTERLFLDKYGRICLCLDEIVWKGYLENTEKDRIRRLIRLKPPSEF